One Baekduia alba genomic window, TCACGACCCCGTCGACCGTGTGCCGCGCCGTCGGGTACTCGGTCGACACCGTCGGCACGACGCGCACGCTGGTCGAGGACGGGCCTTAGCCCGCGGGCGCGTTCGTCGTGACCGGCGACTTGTCGAGGTCCTCGAGGTCGTAGCCGAGCGCGTGGAACGCGTGGCGGGCCGCGATGAGGTCGGCGCGGGTCTGGCGGGAGACGATCGTCGCGGTCGCCAGCAGCCGGTTGGCGCCCTTGGCGTCGCCGCGGTCGAGCGCCGCCTTGGCGCGGTCGAGGTCGTCGGCGAACGAGCGGATCCCGGCGACGTAGCGCGCCTGGGCGCGCGCGGCCTCGGCCGGGGGCTGGAGCCCTTCCAGCCGGTCCGCCCACTCGCGCAGCAGCTTCTGCAGCCCGTCGACGTGCGCGGCCTGGTCGGCGATGCTCGCGTCCGCGTCCAGCGGCTTGCCGACGCCGTACTTCGGCGCCAGGCCCAGCGCGCTCTTGTCGAACGCGTCCTCGTAGGCCTTCTGCGACAGGGGGCCGGTCGGCAGCGTCTGGATCTCGACGGCCTTCGCGCCGCAGCCGGCGACGGCCGCGACGAGGCAGCACAGGAGCAGAACGACGACGGGGCGGCTCATGCCGCCCCGCACGCTAGTCGAATCCCGGAGCCGCTCAGGCAGCGACGGGAGCGCCGATCGCGGCGCGCGCCCGGGAGCCCTTGCCCGCGGCCGCGCCCTTGGGCGCCGGCGTCATCGCCGAGGCGACGATCACGAGGAGGAAGGCGACGGCCTGCAGGACGATGCCGAGCGTGGTGCCCGGCAGCGGATCGCCGAAGACGATGATCCCGGCGGCGATCGTGGTGATGTTCGCCGCGGTTCCGGTGATCGCGATGACGCTGACCGCGTCGCCGTCCTGGAGCCCGCGGGCCGAGGAGAAGAACGCGGCGACCGACGCGCCGATCGTCACGAAGAGCCAGGGGCTCGTCGCGATGCCGACGATGCCCTCGTGGCCGGCGATGCCGGTCAGGGCCTTGATCGCGACGTCGCTGACGCCGAAGAGGACGCCCGCCGCGGCGCCGAGCATGACGCCGTGGTGGTGGGCCGGGGCACCGACGCGCGGGCCCATGATGAGCAGGCCGCCGATGCCGAACAGGCCGGCCTCGAACGCGATCATCGCCGGCGTGTTGAAGGTGGAGTGCGCGCTCTCGGTGGAGTGCGGGAACGTCACGGCCAGGAGGATCAGGCCCGCGCAGGTGAGCGCGAGGCCCCACCACTGCCGGTTGCCGACCTCGACGCCGAAGAGCCGCTGGGCCATCACGCCGATCATCACGACGCCGCCGGCGAGCACGACCTGGACCACCGAGATGGGGGCCATGGCCAGCGCCGCGACGTGGAAGATCCACGCGCTCGTCGCGATCGCCATGCCGATGGCGAACCACTTCGAGGAGTAGAGGCTCTTCGTCGTCCTGAAGGGGTGGCGGATGTCGACCTTCGTGCACTCGCAGGCTCCGCGGTGCTTGAAGAAGAACCCGAGGTTCGAGACGAAGGCGCAGACGAGCGCCAGGAGGATGCCGAGTTGGATCGTCATTAAGTGGTGGTGGTGGGGCGATCTTAGGCGTGGGTCAAGCGAAGCGGGTACACGAGAACCCGGCTCACCGATCTCTCGCCCCAGACATCGGCAAACCCTTCGAACCGCTTGACCCAAACGGTCCACGCAGAGCGTAGCGGTCTCAGTACCCCCGCGCGTAAGGACTGGATGAAGATGTCAATATCCCCGCAAATGAGCGCAAAACCTCTGCTCTTTTGTGACGTTGACGGTGTGATCTCGCTTTGGGGCTTTGGGGAGGTCAACCGTCCACCGGGCGCATTCGCCTCCGTAGACGGCATCCCGCACTTCCTTTCCACCCGCGCCGCCGAGCACCTTCTGGACCTGTCGTCCCGTTTCGACCTCGTCTGGTGCACCGGGTGGGAGGACAAGGCCGACGAGCACCTGCCGGCGCTGCTCGGTGTGCCCAGAGGCCGGCCGCACCTCTCCTTCGACGGCGCTACGCGCGCGCAGGTGTCCGCGCGCGCACACTGGAAGCTGGCGGCCATCGAGGAGCACGCGGGCGACCGGCCGCTGGCATGGGTCGACGACGCGTTCAACGACGCCTGCTGGGCCTGGGCGCAGGCGCGCGACGCCCCCACGCTGCTGGTCGCGACGGACCCCGCCACGGGCTTGGACGACGCCGCGGCGGCGCGGCTGAGCGCGTTCGCGACCGCTAGTCGCTGACGACGACGCGGTCGCGGCCGAGGCGCTTGGCCTCGTAGAGCGCGTCGTCGGCGCGGCGGTACTGCGTGTCGACGTCGAAACCGCCGGCGCCCGACACCGCGACGCCGAAGCTCATCGTCACTTGCTGGCCGGCGATCGGCTCGGCCGCCACGGCGCGCCGCAGCTTCTCGGCCAGGTCCTGCGCCTCGTCCTCGGTGGCGCCCGGCAGCAGGACCACGAACTCCTCGCCGCCCAGCCGGTAGGCGAGGTCGTAGGCGCGCAGCGTCGTGCGCCAGCGGTAGGCGATCTCGCGTAGGACCGCGTCACCGGCCAGGTGGCCTTCGCGGTCGTTGATCGCCTTGAAGTGGTCCAGGTCGCCCAGGACGACGCCCACGGGCCGGCCAGACACCTCGGACTGCCACTGCAGCTCGCGTCCGCGCGCGGCCAGCGCCTTGCGGTTGAGCATCTGCGTGAGCGGGTCGACGATCGCGTCGGCGCGGTGCTGGACCTCGGAGCGCATCAGCGCCGAGCCGACCAGCGCGATGCCGGCGACCAGCGAGATCGGGAAGGCCAGCAGGTACGGGGCGTCGAGCACGCGCTGGGCGTCGGCGCCGAGCGTCGCGGCCAGCAGCAGCGCGATCGTCAGCGCGACCGCCGCGGTCAGCCCGCGCGGGGTGAAGCGCCCGACGCCGGTCGCGACCGCGATCCCCAGCCACATCAGCAGCGGCGAGTCCGGGCCGCCGGTCGCCACGGCACCCACGGCCAGCGCGACCTGCGCGAACGACCAGCCGGCGGCGTAGACCAGCTCGGCGTGCTCGACGCGGCCCATCAGCCGATCGGCGACCATGAACGCCGCGACGACGACCGGCAGCGTCGCCAGCGGCCACCACCCCAGCTCGGGCACGCAGACGGCCAGGACGACCAGCTCGAGGACGAAGGCGACATGGCGCGCGGTGCGCGGCCGACCGCCGACCTCCTGCAGCCGGGCACGGATCGCGTGGTCGACGAGCCAGGTGTCGTCGGCGGCCGGGTCCAGCGCGAGGGCCGCGGTGCCCGCGTTGGGCGTCATGCGGCCGCTTCCAGGGAGGTGAGCGTGGCGATGGGTGGGTCCGATTCAGCCGGGCCGCCGCAGACGCGATCGCGCCCGCCCCGCTTGGCGCGGTACAGCGCCACGTCGGCGCGCGCGTACAGCTCGTCGAAGTCGAACGGCTCGCCGTCGGCCGACGCCGCGACGCCGAAGCTCATCGTCACCGCCTGGCCCGCGATCGGCGCGGCCCCGACCGACCCGCGCAACCGCTCGGCGACCTCCTCGGCCTCGGCGAGCGTCGCGCCCGGCAGCAGCACCAGGAACTCCTCGCCGCCGAGGCGGTAGGCCATCTCGTAGGCGCGCAGCGACAGCCGCCAGCGGAACGCGACGTCGCGCAGGACCGCGTCGCCGACCTGGTGGCCGGCGCTGTCGTTGACGTCCTTGAAGTGATCCAGGTCGCCCAGGACGACGCCGACCGGCTTGCGCGTCAGCCGCGTCTGCTGCGCGAGCTCGGCGGCCCGCGAGACCAGCGCCTTGCGGTTCAGCATCTGCGTCAGCGGGTCCATGACGGCCTCCGCGCGCTGCGCGACCTCCGAGTGCATGTGCGCCCAGCCGAACAGCGCGACGCCGACGATCAGCATCGCCGGGAACAGCACCGTCGACGGGTGGTGCCAGACCGCGGTCGGCGCGTAGCCGACGGTCACGCCGGCCAGCAGCACCAGCGCCAGCGCGACGCCCGCCACGATCCCCCGCGTGGTGAAGCGCCCGGGCAGCGACGACACCGCCAGCGCGAACCAGATGACGCACGGCGCGTGCGGGCCGCCGGTGATCAGCGCGCCGACCGTGATCGCCACCAGCGTGCCGACCCAGGCCACCGCGTAGGGGATCTCGGGCCGCGCCACCTGCGACATGCGGCGATCGCAGACGGCGAAGACGACCGCCACCGCGATCATCGGCGCAGGCGTCCACCAGCCGAGCCAGGGAGCGCAGCCCAGCAACACCACCAGCTGCAGCACGAACGTCAGGTTGCGCAACGTGCGCACCCTCGGACTCATGTCCAGCAGGCGCTCGCGCCCCTGCTCGTCGGCCAACCATGTCGCTGGAGCTGTCCCCTGGCCCGGGCCGTCAACCACGGCGACCGGGCTCATCATCCCCATGGCTTCCGTGATCGGCATCACACGCGCCGGGTTGAGGAGGTTTGGACAAACAAAGAGGCGCCCCGGAGGGCGCCTCTCGCGAACGGCTGCTTGTCTCGAGCGACTACGACTCGTCGTTGTCCGACGGCACGTCCAGCTCGGCGAGCTCGTCGGCGAACCCGGTGTCGCCACCGGCGCCGATGTCCTCGAGCTGCGCGAGGTCCTGGTCGAAGCCGGCGCCGAACCCGCCGAGCCCGTCGCCGTCGCCGAGACCCAGCTCGGCGGCGATCTCGTCCTGGTCGAGCAGGCCGACCTCGTCCATCGCGCGCGGCAGCGGCTCGGACGGCTCGATCTCGATGCGGCGGTAGCGCTTCAGCCCGGTCGCGGCCGGGATCAGCTTGCCGATGATCACGTTCTCCTTGAGGCCGTTGAGAGTGTCCTTCTTGCCCTCGAGCGCGGCGTCGGTGAGCACCTTCGTGGTCTCCTGGAAGGAGGCCGCCGAGAGGAAGGAGTCCGTGTTCAGGGACGCCTTCGTGATGCCGAGGATGATCTCCTCGTACTGAGCCGTCTCGCCCTTGGCCTTCGCCACCTCGGCGTTGACCCGCGCGAAGTCGTAGCGATCGACGAACTGCCCCGGGAGGTAGTTCGTGTCGCCCTTCTGGTCGACGCGGACCTTCTTGAGCATCTGGCGGACGATCAGCTCGATGTGCTTGTCGTTGATGTCCACGCCCTGGGACTTGTAGACCTCCTGGACCTCCTTGACCAGGTACTGCTCGGTCTCGGTCCGGCCGCGGAGCTTGAGCAGGTCGTGCGGGTACAGCGAGCCCTCGTTGAGCTGCGTACCGGCGGCGACCCGCTGCTTGTCCTCGACCAGCAGGCGCGTGCGCCGCGGGAACGTGTAGCGGTGCTCCTCGCCGGCGTCGTCGGTGACGACGACGGTGCGGGCCTTGTCGGTCTCCTCGACCGTCACGACGCCGTCCTGCTCGGCGATCTGCGCGAGGCCCTTGGGCTTGCGCGCCTCGAACAGCTCCACGACACGCGGGAGGCCGTGCGTGATGTCCGCGCCGGCGACGCCGCCGGTGTGGAACGTGCGCATGGTCAGCTGCGTGCCCGGCTCGCCGATCGACTGGGCGGCGACGATGCCGACCGCGTCACCGATCTGCGCGAGCTTGCCGGTGGCCATGGCCCGGGCGTAGCACGCCTGGCACACGCCGCTGGTGGCCTCGCACTTGAGCACGGAGCGGACCGGGACGACCGGGCGGGCGCCCTTCTCGACCTCGTCCGCGTAGAGCTCGGCCAGCTTGGCCAGCTCGGCGCGGTCGATCTCCTCGCCCTTCTTGGTGATCATCTCCTTGCCGACCTTGATGTCGGACGGCGCGATGCGGCCCACCAGGTTGGTGTTGGGATCGCCGGCGGCGTCGAACACCGGGAGCTCGATGCCCTCGGTGGTGCCGCAGTCGAGCTCACGGATGATGACGTCCTGCGAGACGTCCACCAGGCGCCGGGTCAGGTACCCGGAGTCGGCGGTGCGCAGGGCGGTGTCCGCGAGGCCCTTGCGGGCGCCGTGGGTCGAGATGAAGTACTCGAGGACCGTCAGGCCTTCCATGAAGTTGGCCTTGATCGGGCGCTCGATGATCTCGCCCTTCGGGTTGGCCATCAGGCCGCGCATGCCGGCCAGCTGGCGGATCTGGGAGATCGAGCCTCGGGCCCCGGAGTTGGCCATCATGAAGATGGGGTTCAGGGGATCGAAGTTCTCCTGCATGGAGTCGGCGACCGTGTCGGTGCACTCCGTCCACTTCTCGACGACCAGCTCGTGGCGCTCCTCCTGCGTGATGAGCCCCATGTCGTACTGGTCGTGGATCTCCGCGACCTCACCCTCGTACTTCTTGAGGATCTCGCCCTTCTGCGGCGGGATGATGACGTCGTTCTTGGACACCGTGATGCCGGCGAGCGTCGCGAAGTGGAACCCGAGGTCCTTGAACGCGTCGAGCACCAGCGCCACCGCCGACGCGCCGTGACGCTGCACGAGCGCGTCGATCAGCTTGACGGTGTCCTTCTTGCGCATCGCCTGGTTGACGAAGTCGTAGGACGTCGGATCGAAGTCCTCGCCCAGCGCCACCTCGAGCGCGCGCTCGATCTTGTCGTTGTAGATGATCCGGCCGACGGTCGTGAGGATGTGGCCACCCTCGCGGCCGATCTGACGGTACTCCGCCAGGTCGTGCAGGCCGACGATCTTGTTGTCGTAGGAGAGCTCGGCCTCCTGCGCCGTGCGGAACACCTTCGGCCGCGGCTCGGTGCTCGGCCACTCGCCGGCGGCCAGCTTCGCCTGCTTCTCCGACAGCTCGCCGGCGTCGAGGCCGTGCGTGAGGTAGAAGGTGCCCAGGACCATGTCCTGCGCGGGCGTCGCCAGCGGCGCGCCGTGCGCCGGGCTCAGGATGTTGTTGGAGGACAACATCAGGATGCGGGCCTCCGCCTGCGCCTCGGCGCTGAGCGGGAGGTGGACCGCCATCTGGTCGCCGTCGAAGTCCGCGTTGAAGGCGGAGCAGACGAGCGGGTGGACCTGGATGGCCTTGCCCTCGACCAGCACCGGCTCGAACGCCTGGATGCCGAGGCGATGGAGCGTGGGCGCGCGGTTGAGGAGCACCGGGTGCTCGTGGATGACCTGCTCGAGGACGTCCCAGACCTCCGGGATCATCGAGTCCACCATCTTCTTGGCGGCCTTGATGTTCTGGGCGGCCTTGCGCTCGACCAGCTGGGCCATGATGAAGGGCTTGAAGAGCTCCAAGGCCATCAACTTCGGCAGGCCGCACTGGTGCAGGCGCAGGGACGGGCCCGACACGATCACCGAACGGCCGGAGTAGTCCACGCGCTTGCCGAGCAGGTTCTGGCGGAACCGGCCCTGCTTGCCCTTGAGCATGTCGGAGAGCGACTTGAGCGGGCGGTTGCCCGGGCCCGTGACGGGCCGGCCGCGGCGGCCGTTGTCGAACAGCGCGTCGACGGCCTCCTGCAGCATGCGCTTCTCGTTGTTGACGATGATCTCCGGCGCGCCGAGGTCGAGCAGGCGCTTGAGCCGGTTGTTGCGGTTGATGACGCGGCGGTAGAGGTCGTTGAGGTCGGAGGTCGCGAAGCGGCCACCGTCCAGCTGCACCATCGGGCGCAGCTCCGGCGGGATGACCGGAACGGCCTCGAGCACCATGTGCTCGGGCTTGTTGTCGGAGTGCAGGAAGGCCGAGAGGACCTTCAGGCGCTTGACCGCGCGGGCCTGCTTCTGGCCCTTGCCGTTCTTGACCTGGTCCTCCAGGTCCTCGCGCTCGTGCTCGAGCGCGATGCCCGGCTGGTCCTGCGGGGCGAGGTCGTCGCCGGCCAGGCGGTCGGCGTCGGTCTCACGCGGCGGCGCGAGGCGGTCGTACTCGTCCTTCTCCTGCAGCAGCGTGCGGATGTGCTCGGCGCCCATGCCGCCGCCGAAGTACTCGCCGAAGCCGAACGGGGAGCCGAAGCGGTGCTTGAGCTCGCGGAAGAACGTCTCGTCCGCGATGATCGTCTTGGGGCGGAAGTCGTCCTTCTCCGCCGCCTTGTCGACGTAGGTGTTCAGCGGCCAGTCCTCGCCCTCCTGGGGCGCTTCCTCGGCCGGCTCGTCCTTGTTGGCGAAGAGCTTCCAGACGTCCTTGAGGCGCTCGCGGGCGTCCTCGTAGTAGGCCTGCGTATCGTCGATGTCCGACGCGAAGGTCTTCTGGATCTCCTTGATGAGCTTCTCGCGCTCGTCGTCGGAGAGCTTCTTGACGTTGATGTCGAGCGACTCGGCCCAGAGGTGGTCCTCGTCGCCGAAGTCGCCCTGCTCGCCCGTGTTGAGGAACGTGATGCGCGCCTCGCGGCTCGTGCGCAGCTCCTCGACCCGCTCGTTCTCCTCGGCGCGGAGGCGCGTGAGCTCCTCCTGCATCTCGGCCTCGAGCTTGGGCAGGTCGCGCCAGCGGGCCTCCTGGTCCACCCACGTCACGATCGACGCGGCGAAGTACAGGATCTTCTCGAGCTCCTTGGGAGCCATGTCGAGCAGGTAGCCGATGCGGCTCGGGACGCCCTTGAAGAACCAGATGTGGCTGACCGGTGCCGCGAGGTCGATGTGGCCCATGCGCTCACGGCGCACCTTGGACCGCGTGACCTCGACGCCGCAGCGCTCGCAGACGATGCCCTTGTAGCGGACGCGCTTGTACTTGCCGCAGTAGCACTCCCAGTCCTTGGTGGGACCGAAGATGCGCTCGCAGAAGAGGCCGTCCTTCTCCGGCTTGAGCGTGCGGTAGTTGATGGTCTCCGGCTTGGTGACCTCGCCCGAGGACCACCCGCGGATCTGCTTGGAGGACGCCAGTCCGATCTCGATGGCGTCGAAGTTGTTGATGTCGATCATGCGATCTCTTTCAGTCTTCTCGGGTGGGTCCTAGGCCTCTTCGACCGGGACGTCCTCGGCGAGGTCGCCCAGGTCGATCTCGCCGTCGACGCCGATGTCGACCGCGCCGTCGTCCTCGACGGTCTCGGCGTCGTCGGTGTCGGCTGCCGCCTCGGCCTCGGGGGCCGCGTCGGTCGCGTCGGTGTCGTCGCTGCCCTCGACCGCCTCGTCAGATGCGACCCCGCCCGCCCCGTCGCCGGCGCGGACGCCGGAGAGGTCGATGCCGAGCTCCTCGGCGGCGCGCAGCAGGTCGTCGTCCTCGTCGGCCATCTCAGCGCGCTGGCCCTCCTCGGAGACGACGTTGACGTCGAGCGCCAGCGACTGCATCTCCTTGAGGAGCACCTTGAACGACTCGGGGATGCTCGGCTCGGCGATGTTCTCGCCCTTGACGATCGCCTCGTAGGCCTTGACGCGCCCGACGGTGTCGTCGGACTTGATCGTCAGCATCTCCTGCAGCGTGTACGCGGCGCCGTAGGCCTCCAGCGCCCACACCTCCATCTCGCCGAAGCGCTGGCCGCCGAACTGCGCCTTGCCGCCCAGCGGCTGCTGGGTGACGAGCGAGTAGGGGCCGGTGGAGCGGGCGTGGATCTTGTCGTCCACGAGGTGCAGCAGCTTCAAGATGTACATGTAGCCGACGGTCACCGTTTCCTCGAACGGCTCGCCGGTGCGGCCGTTGAAGAGCTGGAACTTGCCGGTGGCCTGACGGCCCGGGACACGGTCGGTGTCCACGTCCATGTTGATCTTGCCGCCGGCCTTCTTGTGGTCCTCCTGCCAGCGGACGAGCGCCTTGTCGACGTCCTCGAGCGAGGCGCCGTCGAACACCGGGGTGGCGGTGTAGACGCGGTCGCCGTGCTTGAAGCCCGTGTCGCCGTCGTCGTACCAGCCCTGCGCGGCGGCCCACCCGAGGTGGGTCTCCAGGATCTGGCCGACGTTCATGCGCGACGGGACGCCCAGCGGGTTGAGGATGACGTCGACCGGCGTGCCGTCCTCGAGGAACGGCATGTCCTGCTCGTCGACGATCTTCGAGATGACGCCCTTGTTGCCGTGGCGGCCGGCGAGCTTGTCGCCCTCGGAGATCTTGCGCTTCTTGGCCACGAACACCCGCACGAGGTCGTTGACGCCCGGCGGCAGGTCGTCGCCGTTCTCGCGGCTGAAGGTCATGACGTCGATGACGACGCCGCCCTCGCCGTGCGGGACCTTGAGCGAGGTGTCGCGGACCTCGCGCGCCTTCTCCTTGAAGATCGCGCGGATCAGCTTCTCCTCGGCGGTGAGCTCGGTCTCGCCCTTCGGCGTG contains:
- a CDS encoding GGDEF domain-containing protein — translated: MTPNAGTAALALDPAADDTWLVDHAIRARLQEVGGRPRTARHVAFVLELVVLAVCVPELGWWPLATLPVVVAAFMVADRLMGRVEHAELVYAAGWSFAQVALAVGAVATGGPDSPLLMWLGIAVATGVGRFTPRGLTAAVALTIALLLAATLGADAQRVLDAPYLLAFPISLVAGIALVGSALMRSEVQHRADAIVDPLTQMLNRKALAARGRELQWQSEVSGRPVGVVLGDLDHFKAINDREGHLAGDAVLREIAYRWRTTLRAYDLAYRLGGEEFVVLLPGATEDEAQDLAEKLRRAVAAEPIAGQQVTMSFGVAVSGAGGFDVDTQYRRADDALYEAKRLGRDRVVVSD
- the rpoC gene encoding DNA-directed RNA polymerase subunit beta', encoding MIDINNFDAIEIGLASSKQIRGWSSGEVTKPETINYRTLKPEKDGLFCERIFGPTKDWECYCGKYKRVRYKGIVCERCGVEVTRSKVRRERMGHIDLAAPVSHIWFFKGVPSRIGYLLDMAPKELEKILYFAASIVTWVDQEARWRDLPKLEAEMQEELTRLRAEENERVEELRTSREARITFLNTGEQGDFGDEDHLWAESLDINVKKLSDDEREKLIKEIQKTFASDIDDTQAYYEDARERLKDVWKLFANKDEPAEEAPQEGEDWPLNTYVDKAAEKDDFRPKTIIADETFFRELKHRFGSPFGFGEYFGGGMGAEHIRTLLQEKDEYDRLAPPRETDADRLAGDDLAPQDQPGIALEHEREDLEDQVKNGKGQKQARAVKRLKVLSAFLHSDNKPEHMVLEAVPVIPPELRPMVQLDGGRFATSDLNDLYRRVINRNNRLKRLLDLGAPEIIVNNEKRMLQEAVDALFDNGRRGRPVTGPGNRPLKSLSDMLKGKQGRFRQNLLGKRVDYSGRSVIVSGPSLRLHQCGLPKLMALELFKPFIMAQLVERKAAQNIKAAKKMVDSMIPEVWDVLEQVIHEHPVLLNRAPTLHRLGIQAFEPVLVEGKAIQVHPLVCSAFNADFDGDQMAVHLPLSAEAQAEARILMLSSNNILSPAHGAPLATPAQDMVLGTFYLTHGLDAGELSEKQAKLAAGEWPSTEPRPKVFRTAQEAELSYDNKIVGLHDLAEYRQIGREGGHILTTVGRIIYNDKIERALEVALGEDFDPTSYDFVNQAMRKKDTVKLIDALVQRHGASAVALVLDAFKDLGFHFATLAGITVSKNDVIIPPQKGEILKKYEGEVAEIHDQYDMGLITQEERHELVVEKWTECTDTVADSMQENFDPLNPIFMMANSGARGSISQIRQLAGMRGLMANPKGEIIERPIKANFMEGLTVLEYFISTHGARKGLADTALRTADSGYLTRRLVDVSQDVIIRELDCGTTEGIELPVFDAAGDPNTNLVGRIAPSDIKVGKEMITKKGEEIDRAELAKLAELYADEVEKGARPVVPVRSVLKCEATSGVCQACYARAMATGKLAQIGDAVGIVAAQSIGEPGTQLTMRTFHTGGVAGADITHGLPRVVELFEARKPKGLAQIAEQDGVVTVEETDKARTVVVTDDAGEEHRYTFPRRTRLLVEDKQRVAAGTQLNEGSLYPHDLLKLRGRTETEQYLVKEVQEVYKSQGVDINDKHIELIVRQMLKKVRVDQKGDTNYLPGQFVDRYDFARVNAEVAKAKGETAQYEEIILGITKASLNTDSFLSAASFQETTKVLTDAALEGKKDTLNGLKENVIIGKLIPAATGLKRYRRIEIEPSEPLPRAMDEVGLLDQDEIAAELGLGDGDGLGGFGAGFDQDLAQLEDIGAGGDTGFADELAELDVPSDNDES
- a CDS encoding HAD domain-containing protein, producing MSAKPLLFCDVDGVISLWGFGEVNRPPGAFASVDGIPHFLSTRAAEHLLDLSSRFDLVWCTGWEDKADEHLPALLGVPRGRPHLSFDGATRAQVSARAHWKLAAIEEHAGDRPLAWVDDAFNDACWAWAQARDAPTLLVATDPATGLDDAAAARLSAFATASR
- a CDS encoding GGDEF domain-containing protein, with translation MADEQGRERLLDMSPRVRTLRNLTFVLQLVVLLGCAPWLGWWTPAPMIAVAVVFAVCDRRMSQVARPEIPYAVAWVGTLVAITVGALITGGPHAPCVIWFALAVSSLPGRFTTRGIVAGVALALVLLAGVTVGYAPTAVWHHPSTVLFPAMLIVGVALFGWAHMHSEVAQRAEAVMDPLTQMLNRKALVSRAAELAQQTRLTRKPVGVVLGDLDHFKDVNDSAGHQVGDAVLRDVAFRWRLSLRAYEMAYRLGGEEFLVLLPGATLAEAEEVAERLRGSVGAAPIAGQAVTMSFGVAASADGEPFDFDELYARADVALYRAKRGGRDRVCGGPAESDPPIATLTSLEAAA